A genome region from Aliivibrio salmonicida LFI1238 includes the following:
- a CDS encoding IS66-like element ISVsa2 family transposase, translating to MTDKIKPLPDTIDELKALVLQLENKYNRLLEQFRLAQHQRFGKSSESDSTQFDLFNETEEEIIIENDDTQTITYTRQKPKRQRLPEDLPRTVIIHDIKDKTCKCCGLEMHAMGKDISEKLEFVPAKVEVIQHVRPKYACRNCEKNNTSVDIKQAPMPASPIPKGIATASLLAQIITAKFQYSLPLYRQETLFQQWGIIIGRRTMADWLIKCSVLFTPLNNELHRILLEQPTLHCDETTVNVLDVEKAKCYMWVYCSGYDSPGSGVLPGIVLYDYQSSRHGYHPVNFLKGYNGYLHTDGYQGYEQTEAMLVGCWAHARRRFIEAQRVQVKGKTGSADWVLSKIQKLYRIESLLKEASPEAKYVARQTEARDLLKELRDWLDSAVSRVSPKTKLGEAISYTLNQWDKLVRYIDDGLLSIDNNRAERAVKPFVIGRKNWLFSGSTAGADSSAMLYSIVETAKANGLIPYDYIRYCLDRLCVGSPDIDSLLPWNVKDKV from the coding sequence ATGACTGATAAAATAAAACCACTTCCTGATACCATTGACGAGCTGAAAGCACTTGTGCTTCAGCTTGAAAATAAATATAACCGTCTTCTAGAGCAATTTCGGCTGGCTCAACATCAGCGCTTTGGTAAAAGCAGTGAATCTGACTCGACTCAATTTGATTTATTCAATGAAACAGAAGAAGAAATCATCATTGAAAATGATGACACACAAACGATTACCTACACTCGTCAAAAGCCAAAACGCCAACGCTTACCTGAAGACTTACCGCGTACTGTTATTATCCACGACATAAAAGATAAAACTTGTAAGTGTTGCGGTCTAGAGATGCATGCGATGGGTAAAGACATCAGTGAAAAGTTGGAATTTGTACCAGCTAAAGTGGAAGTTATTCAACATGTTCGTCCTAAATATGCTTGCCGAAATTGTGAAAAAAACAATACTTCAGTAGACATTAAACAAGCCCCAATGCCAGCGTCACCAATCCCTAAAGGGATTGCGACCGCAAGTTTACTTGCTCAAATTATTACGGCTAAATTTCAATACAGTCTTCCACTTTATCGTCAAGAAACGTTATTTCAGCAATGGGGTATCATTATTGGACGGCGAACGATGGCGGATTGGTTAATAAAATGCTCGGTACTATTTACCCCTCTTAATAACGAGTTACATCGTATTTTGCTTGAACAACCCACTCTGCATTGTGATGAAACAACGGTAAATGTGTTGGATGTTGAAAAAGCAAAATGTTATATGTGGGTCTACTGCTCTGGCTATGATTCTCCAGGCTCTGGTGTTTTGCCTGGAATTGTACTTTATGATTATCAATCTAGCAGGCATGGCTACCATCCAGTTAACTTTTTAAAAGGTTATAACGGGTATTTACATACCGATGGTTACCAAGGTTATGAACAAACTGAAGCGATGTTAGTTGGCTGTTGGGCACACGCACGTCGACGATTTATTGAGGCTCAACGTGTTCAAGTAAAAGGGAAAACAGGGAGTGCAGATTGGGTATTGAGTAAAATCCAAAAGCTATACCGGATCGAATCGTTATTAAAAGAGGCTTCCCCTGAAGCCAAGTATGTTGCTAGGCAGACAGAAGCCCGCGATTTACTTAAAGAGCTCCGTGATTGGCTTGATAGCGCAGTTAGTCGAGTATCACCTAAAACAAAATTAGGTGAGGCGATTAGCTATACATTAAATCAATGGGATAAATTAGTTCGTTATATTGATGATGGATTGTTATCTATTGATAACAATCGAGCAGAGCGAGCGGTTAAACCGTTTGTTATCGGCCGGAAAAACTGGTTATTTTCGGGTTCAACGGCTGGTGCAGATTCAAGTGCAATGCTTTACAGCATTGTAGAAACAGCAAAGGCAAACGGATTAATCCCTTACGATTATATTAGGTATTGTCTAGATCGTTTATGTGTTGGATCGCCAGATATCGATTCACTTTTACCTTGGAATGTAAAAGACAAGGTGTAG
- a CDS encoding LysR family transcriptional regulator, producing MLDLHWLKTFVTLAELKHFGKTATALHMTQPNVSLHIKQLERTTRVKLIERNPFHLTEAGVRLLETSQNTLMELQVCQADLNAINDLSRGTLTIAASDIISRLLLIGPFQLFKQEFPGIDFSLLNTTSSQASELVKSAEADLGFVIAQKESQPLHFTELQQIKWCALGNHLEKWQQANFDPTIVLDSEPTLILLGHDTRTRDLLDLALPSLNLLKYRIMEVGSVDAQIDWAEAGFGVAIVPEFSIHPKRNLKTTVTLLPKFPTTSLGYIVRQNQILSKAIKQLLKWVDEEIIRSQK from the coding sequence ATGCTTGATCTACATTGGCTTAAAACATTTGTAACGTTAGCCGAATTAAAACACTTTGGTAAAACAGCCACGGCTCTACACATGACGCAACCTAACGTTAGTTTACATATCAAACAGTTAGAAAGAACAACTCGAGTGAAGTTGATTGAAAGAAACCCATTTCATTTAACGGAAGCAGGCGTTCGATTATTAGAAACCAGTCAAAATACATTAATGGAGTTGCAAGTGTGCCAAGCGGATCTCAACGCCATTAATGATTTAAGTCGTGGAACGTTGACGATTGCGGCAAGCGATATTATTTCGCGCTTATTATTGATTGGGCCATTCCAATTATTTAAGCAAGAGTTCCCCGGAATAGATTTTTCTCTGCTTAATACCACCTCTTCACAGGCGTCTGAATTAGTGAAAAGTGCCGAAGCTGATCTTGGATTTGTTATCGCACAAAAAGAGAGTCAACCGCTTCATTTTACTGAACTTCAGCAAATAAAGTGGTGCGCATTGGGGAACCATCTTGAAAAGTGGCAACAAGCGAATTTTGATCCTACTATTGTTTTAGACAGTGAACCTACGCTCATATTATTAGGTCATGATACACGAACACGAGATTTACTTGATTTGGCGTTGCCATCTTTGAATTTGCTTAAGTACCGGATCATGGAGGTGGGCAGTGTTGATGCTCAGATTGATTGGGCTGAGGCAGGGTTTGGTGTTGCCATCGTTCCTGAATTCTCTATTCACCCAAAGCGAAACCTTAAAACGACAGTAACGCTATTACCGAAATTCCCAACAACCAGTTTAGGTTACATTGTTAGACAGAATCAGATTTTATCTAAAGCAATTAAACAGTTACTTAAATGGGTGGATGAAGAAATTATTCGCTCTCAAAAATAG
- a CDS encoding Hcp family type VI secretion system effector encodes MPTPAYMSIKGEVQGDITKDAYSADSIGNTWQEAHIDEFLVQELDHVLTVPRDPQSGQPTGQRVHRPVIVTKQQDRCSPLLFNSLVSGEKLPECSINFYRTSISGKQEHYYTIKLIDALLVDMQTRMAHCQDAATSDRVTEEVLKFTYRAIEVTHETCGTAGNDDWRAPREAG; translated from the coding sequence ATGCCAACTCCAGCGTATATGTCAATAAAAGGCGAAGTTCAGGGTGACATCACTAAAGATGCGTATTCAGCAGATTCAATAGGGAATACGTGGCAAGAAGCACACATTGATGAGTTTCTTGTTCAAGAACTTGATCATGTATTAACGGTTCCACGTGATCCTCAAAGTGGCCAGCCAACAGGTCAACGAGTTCACCGTCCTGTGATTGTAACTAAACAACAAGACCGCTGTTCTCCATTGTTGTTTAACTCATTAGTTTCAGGTGAAAAATTACCAGAGTGCAGTATCAACTTCTACCGTACGTCTATTTCTGGTAAGCAAGAGCACTATTACACAATCAAATTGATTGATGCACTGCTTGTAGATATGCAAACTCGCATGGCTCATTGTCAAGATGCTGCAACGTCAGATCGTGTAACAGAAGAAGTGCTTAAGTTTACTTACCGTGCAATTGAAGTGACTCACGAAACGTGTGGCACGGCAGGTAATGATGATTGGCGCGCACCACGCGAAGCGGGTTAA
- a CDS encoding glutathione S-transferase family protein has product MGLLVDGKWHTDWYDTASTGGKFERKASSFRHWITKDGRAGPSGVSGFNAESGRYHLYVSLACPWAHRTVIYRKLKGLEDMISMSVVNAFMGDDGWTFEPGEGVIEDTVNHATYAHEIYTKAAPDYTGRVTVPILWDKKTNTIVSNESAEIIRMFNSAFDDIGATELDFSPEHLLNDIDELNAFIYPTINNGVYRAGFATTQAAYDDAVAEVFGALETVEQRLSTQRYLIGDEITEADWRLFTTLIRFDAVYVGHFKCNLKRIVDYPNIWGYLRDLFQQPGVSETVNIDYIKAHYYGSHETINPTLIIPKGPALDFFSQHHRD; this is encoded by the coding sequence ATGGGACTTTTAGTTGACGGAAAATGGCACACGGATTGGTACGACACGGCATCAACGGGCGGTAAATTTGAGCGTAAAGCGTCCAGTTTTCGCCATTGGATAACAAAAGACGGCAGGGCTGGCCCATCTGGAGTGTCAGGTTTTAATGCTGAATCTGGGCGTTATCATTTATATGTTTCGCTGGCTTGTCCTTGGGCACACCGCACAGTGATTTACCGTAAGCTAAAAGGGCTTGAAGACATGATTTCGATGTCTGTGGTGAATGCGTTTATGGGAGACGACGGTTGGACATTTGAACCGGGTGAAGGCGTTATTGAAGATACGGTAAATCATGCAACTTATGCGCATGAAATTTACACGAAGGCTGCTCCTGACTATACGGGAAGAGTCACGGTTCCTATTTTATGGGATAAGAAAACCAATACGATCGTGAGTAATGAATCGGCAGAGATCATTCGTATGTTTAATTCTGCTTTTGATGATATTGGTGCCACTGAATTGGATTTTTCTCCTGAGCACTTATTAAATGACATCGATGAGTTGAATGCATTTATATACCCAACGATTAATAATGGGGTGTATCGAGCGGGTTTTGCTACGACTCAGGCAGCGTATGATGATGCGGTTGCCGAAGTATTTGGAGCATTAGAGACGGTAGAACAACGCTTATCGACTCAACGTTACTTAATTGGTGATGAGATCACAGAGGCGGATTGGCGTTTGTTTACGACATTGATTCGCTTTGATGCCGTTTATGTTGGGCATTTTAAATGTAACCTAAAACGCATTGTTGACTACCCGAATATTTGGGGCTATTTACGTGATTTATTTCAACAACCCGGAGTGAGTGAAACGGTTAATATTGACTACATAAAAGCGCATTATTACGGCAGTCATGAAACGATTAACCCAACACTTATTATACCTAAAGGGCCAGCGTTGGATTTCTTTAGCCAACACCACCGTGACTAG
- a CDS encoding glutamate decarboxylase, giving the protein MPLHSKDTVRDDLLDDVYSSTDLSLSMPKYKMPEHEHDPRHAYQVVHDELMMDGNSRQNLATFCQTWVEDEVHKLMDECIDKNMIDKDEYPQTAELEARCVHMLADLWNSPDAENTLGCSTTGSSEAAMLGGMALKWAWREKMKKLGKPTDKPNMICGPVQVCWHKFARYWDIELREIPMEGDRLIMTPEEVIKRCDENTIGVVPTLGVTFTCQYEPVKAVHEALDKLQEETGLDIPMHIDAASGGFLAPFCDPELEWDFRLPRVKSINASGHKFGLSPLGVGWVIWRDASALHEDLIFNVNYLGGNMPTFALNFSRPGGQIVAQYYNFLRLGKEGYRKIHQACYDTAVYLSAEIEKMGMFDIIYDGKGGIPAMSWSLKEGVNPGFNLFDLSDRIRSRGWQIAAYAMPPKREDLVIMRILVRHGFSRDQADLLVADLKHCIEFFDKHPISHGSDEVESSGFNHG; this is encoded by the coding sequence ATGCCTCTTCATTCTAAAGATACAGTCAGAGACGATCTTCTTGATGATGTTTATTCATCAACTGACCTTTCCCTATCTATGCCAAAATACAAAATGCCTGAGCACGAACATGATCCTCGTCATGCTTATCAAGTTGTTCATGATGAGCTAATGATGGATGGGAATTCTCGACAGAATTTAGCGACCTTTTGCCAAACTTGGGTTGAAGATGAAGTCCACAAACTAATGGACGAATGCATCGATAAAAACATGATCGATAAGGATGAATATCCTCAAACCGCAGAGCTTGAAGCTCGTTGTGTGCATATGTTAGCTGATTTATGGAACTCTCCAGATGCAGAAAATACGTTAGGTTGTTCTACTACGGGGTCAAGTGAAGCCGCAATGCTCGGCGGAATGGCGCTAAAATGGGCTTGGCGTGAAAAAATGAAAAAACTTGGCAAACCAACAGACAAACCAAATATGATCTGTGGTCCTGTTCAAGTGTGCTGGCATAAATTTGCTCGTTATTGGGATATTGAATTACGTGAGATCCCAATGGAAGGCGATCGTCTAATTATGACGCCTGAAGAAGTGATTAAACGTTGTGATGAAAATACCATCGGTGTAGTTCCAACGTTGGGTGTGACATTTACTTGTCAGTATGAACCAGTAAAAGCAGTGCATGAAGCGTTAGATAAACTACAAGAAGAAACTGGTTTAGATATTCCAATGCACATTGATGCGGCGAGTGGCGGTTTCTTAGCCCCATTCTGTGATCCTGAGTTAGAGTGGGATTTCCGTTTACCTCGTGTGAAATCAATCAATGCGTCAGGCCATAAATTTGGTTTGAGTCCATTAGGTGTGGGTTGGGTAATATGGCGTGATGCATCTGCATTGCACGAAGATCTTATTTTTAACGTGAATTACTTAGGTGGCAACATGCCTACTTTCGCGTTGAACTTCTCTCGCCCTGGCGGCCAAATTGTAGCGCAATACTATAATTTCTTACGTTTAGGTAAAGAAGGGTACCGTAAGATCCACCAAGCGTGTTACGACACGGCGGTGTATCTTTCTGCTGAAATCGAAAAAATGGGCATGTTTGACATTATTTATGATGGTAAAGGTGGTATCCCTGCAATGAGTTGGTCGCTTAAAGAAGGCGTGAACCCTGGGTTTAACTTGTTTGATCTTTCAGACCGAATTCGTTCTCGCGGTTGGCAAATTGCCGCTTATGCAATGCCACCAAAACGTGAAGACTTGGTGATTATGCGTATTTTGGTTCGTCATGGCTTTAGCCGAGATCAAGCTGATCTACTGGTTGCCGATCTGAAACATTGCATCGAGTTTTTCGATAAGCACCCAATCTCCCATGGTAGTGATGAAGTTGAATCTTCAGGCTTTAATCACGGTTAA
- a CDS encoding aspartate:alanine exchanger family transporter, translating to MNIDQLSNVFHWMKSQRRTLLLTLSLFLFSSRLMAAESVEALAQHEASGLFGFLFTYIAHNPFVFLFLSIAIGYPLGKVTIKGINLGSTAGTLVVGVGIALTAFSVYGLHIDAPGLVSDIFLMMFMYAIGMKVGPQFFSGLARGGIDFVVIGLIVVFSNFLIVFFGSKLLDLAPGYAAGIISGSYTVTAVMGVAQSAINLGAVKAPAGMTLDQISANIAAGYAISYILSSVFIILLIKYLPAMFGIDPVKAGKDAEADFGAGGDTEALPSTNGFSNLGVLPLDIRAYRVDHQELVGQNVEALFHRYPHAAILKVVRGDEVFDAVDNPQLQLGDVIGIRGDYHVLIEGGESTVGVEVDEPRARNVDIEVADIHLGKSAYTSKTIEEMSKEVGFGIYMKAVFRQGHQLPMLPQTVVEVGDVIRVAGSDWCVKQAAKKLNSNPIVESTLTETFYLALSLLIGYVCGHLSVTFSGIPFALGTSAGCMLTGIIFSFLRTRNPAFGGPMSEGARSFLQDIGLSLFVAVLAAAVGPKILASFQGIVVIKIAGLGLLAALLPPLLAWIYGLYFRKMNPAILAGACAGARNSTPAMKGAQDECQSDMPAVGYPVPYALTSMIVLVLGYLTMVLY from the coding sequence ATGAATATTGATCAATTGAGTAACGTCTTTCACTGGATGAAGTCTCAACGCCGGACTTTATTACTTACTCTGTCACTTTTTCTCTTCTCTAGTCGCCTTATGGCTGCCGAATCGGTTGAAGCGTTAGCGCAACATGAAGCCTCTGGATTATTTGGTTTTTTGTTTACGTATATCGCCCACAATCCTTTTGTGTTTCTTTTCTTAAGCATTGCCATTGGCTATCCTTTAGGAAAAGTAACGATTAAAGGCATCAACTTAGGTTCAACGGCGGGTACTCTGGTTGTTGGTGTTGGTATCGCGTTAACCGCTTTCTCTGTTTATGGTTTACATATTGATGCGCCGGGTTTGGTGTCTGATATCTTCTTAATGATGTTCATGTACGCTATTGGTATGAAAGTAGGACCACAGTTTTTCTCTGGATTGGCACGAGGAGGAATAGACTTTGTTGTTATTGGTCTTATTGTCGTGTTCAGTAATTTCCTAATTGTTTTCTTTGGTTCTAAATTACTGGATTTAGCACCGGGTTATGCGGCAGGGATTATTTCTGGAAGTTACACTGTAACTGCCGTGATGGGCGTAGCTCAATCTGCCATTAATTTAGGGGCAGTTAAAGCACCTGCAGGAATGACGCTTGATCAAATCAGTGCCAACATAGCCGCGGGTTATGCCATTAGTTATATTCTTTCTAGTGTCTTCATTATTTTACTTATTAAATACCTACCTGCGATGTTTGGTATTGATCCGGTGAAAGCGGGTAAAGATGCTGAAGCCGATTTTGGTGCGGGTGGTGATACAGAAGCATTACCAAGCACGAATGGATTCTCAAATTTAGGGGTTCTTCCTCTAGATATTCGAGCGTACAGAGTTGATCACCAAGAATTAGTTGGACAGAATGTAGAAGCGTTATTTCATCGTTATCCCCATGCTGCGATCCTTAAAGTCGTTCGTGGTGATGAGGTGTTTGATGCGGTAGATAACCCACAACTTCAACTTGGAGATGTCATCGGTATCCGAGGTGACTACCATGTATTAATCGAAGGCGGCGAATCTACGGTTGGTGTTGAAGTTGATGAGCCTAGAGCGCGTAATGTTGATATCGAAGTTGCCGATATTCATTTAGGTAAATCAGCCTACACAAGCAAAACCATCGAAGAAATGAGTAAAGAAGTTGGTTTTGGTATCTACATGAAAGCGGTGTTTAGACAAGGGCATCAGTTACCGATGTTACCTCAAACCGTGGTTGAAGTCGGTGATGTTATTCGTGTCGCTGGTTCTGATTGGTGTGTTAAACAAGCTGCTAAAAAACTGAACAGTAATCCGATTGTTGAGAGTACGCTAACAGAAACATTCTATTTGGCGCTTTCTTTGTTAATTGGTTATGTGTGTGGACACTTAAGTGTGACCTTTAGTGGCATTCCATTTGCATTAGGAACCTCTGCGGGCTGTATGCTTACAGGAATCATCTTTTCGTTCTTGAGAACTCGCAATCCCGCCTTTGGTGGACCAATGAGTGAGGGCGCGCGTAGCTTCTTACAAGATATTGGTTTGAGCTTGTTTGTTGCAGTATTAGCAGCAGCAGTAGGCCCTAAAATATTGGCGTCATTCCAAGGTATTGTAGTGATTAAGATTGCAGGCTTAGGTTTATTGGCAGCGTTACTTCCACCATTGTTGGCTTGGATTTATGGTTTATATTTCCGCAAAATGAACCCTGCGATCCTTGCTGGTGCATGTGCTGGTGCTCGTAATAGTACACCTGCAATGAAAGGCGCTCAGGATGAATGTCAAAGTGATATGCCTGCGGTAGGCTATCCGGTTCCTTATGCGTTAACGTCTATGATAGTACTGGTTTTAGGTTACCTAACCATGGTCTTATACTAA
- a CDS encoding pirin family protein: MTNKNRALKNVFPGIATSDGDGVKLTRIIGTQQLNVLDPFLLLDCFESDDASDYIGGFPTHPHRGFETVTYLLNGKMRHKDNAGHEGVVEPGGVQWMSAGKGVLHSEMPEQEEGLLKGFQLWVNLPKASKMMAPAYQEYPPESTPVELRENGTEVRVISGTTNEGTTGPVKNTHITPTYMDVKLPEGMTFEQALPIGHNAFIYVIEGAVTMANDSTQKITKKSLGVFDEGEQVSVMASDSETRFLLIAGRPLNEPIARGGPFVMNTREEVLQAFDDYSQGRFN; encoded by the coding sequence ATGACAAATAAAAATAGAGCGCTAAAAAATGTGTTTCCAGGGATAGCGACTTCTGATGGTGATGGCGTGAAATTAACGCGAATTATTGGTACGCAACAGTTGAATGTTTTAGATCCATTTTTGCTTTTAGATTGTTTTGAAAGTGATGACGCATCGGATTATATCGGTGGTTTTCCAACCCACCCGCACCGCGGTTTTGAGACCGTGACTTACCTGTTAAATGGGAAAATGCGTCATAAAGATAATGCAGGGCATGAAGGGGTTGTTGAGCCCGGAGGTGTTCAATGGATGAGCGCAGGCAAAGGTGTATTGCATTCTGAAATGCCAGAACAAGAAGAAGGGTTATTGAAAGGTTTTCAATTATGGGTGAATTTGCCTAAGGCTTCAAAAATGATGGCGCCGGCATATCAAGAGTACCCACCAGAATCAACACCAGTAGAGTTAAGAGAGAACGGGACTGAGGTTCGAGTAATTTCCGGTACAACTAATGAAGGCACGACTGGACCAGTAAAGAATACGCACATTACACCGACATATATGGACGTGAAATTGCCAGAAGGAATGACTTTTGAACAAGCCTTACCTATTGGGCACAACGCGTTTATCTACGTAATTGAAGGGGCGGTGACCATGGCGAATGACAGTACCCAGAAGATAACAAAGAAATCTCTTGGTGTGTTTGATGAAGGAGAACAAGTTTCGGTGATGGCGTCTGATTCTGAGACTCGATTCTTATTGATTGCAGGGCGACCATTGAACGAACCGATTGCGCGTGGTGGTCCGTTTGTAATGAATACCAGAGAAGAAGTATTGCAAGCGTTTGATGATTATAGCCAAGGTCGTTTTAACTAA
- a CDS encoding alpha/beta fold hydrolase yields the protein MGEHYSISKQNYDVFRVPKTKVDKIALVTEGGGQRGIFTAGVLDTFLEAKFNPFALLIGTSAGSLNLASYICGHKGHAYRIINQITRSPDFFKLSRFLLSGEGMDLDWLIDKTEADIPLNWTVGEMHLHTKQVLAVAAHATNFETKYFDLSTTNWKDILRASCAIPALHKQPVIMDKMEWVDGGLTTPIPVQEAYDRGYRHIVVIRTVPVEFKENHDWMMKVAKMTKNAKLNQMAVMLMNHEESYRKTQVFLANPPDDVTIYEISPNKNLESKLLGSTKEQLDNDYQHGKDVGKLFLEVIAPKLNLEQAPQPHILVKTHEDRLKEENRKQDYEDPIDKIWSNKTHGEVLGVDRIALKWININVGEKKQTLVIVNGRNESYWKYKEAILELSQYFNIYTYDHRGQGESGRITQDHELGHVDDFHDYVMDLYIFMEKVVRPNLEGECFMLSHSMGGAVTAQYLSKFDHPVTASAATSPMFGVYIPGKAYGLKTQTLNLLDVLASKPNYALGQSHFKKVEYDDNVLTHSKIRYQMFVELFENMPNLRLGGPSTHWITESIKAGKKCIAEAHKIKIPMLILQAGDDLVVSNVAQRSFHENSHLCHLETIPDSYHDMLIEDDKHRDIVLRKLINFFSSDYKFY from the coding sequence ATGGGCGAACATTATTCGATCAGTAAACAAAATTATGATGTGTTTCGTGTACCTAAAACAAAAGTCGATAAGATTGCTTTAGTGACAGAAGGTGGTGGTCAAAGGGGGATTTTCACCGCAGGAGTGCTGGATACGTTTTTAGAAGCCAAATTCAATCCATTTGCTTTATTGATTGGAACATCGGCAGGTTCGTTGAATTTGGCCTCTTACATCTGTGGGCATAAAGGACACGCTTACCGGATCATTAATCAAATCACCCGCAGTCCTGATTTTTTTAAATTGTCTCGTTTTTTACTCTCTGGCGAAGGGATGGATCTGGATTGGTTAATCGATAAAACCGAAGCCGATATTCCGTTAAACTGGACAGTAGGAGAAATGCACTTACATACCAAACAAGTACTTGCTGTTGCTGCTCATGCCACTAATTTTGAAACTAAGTACTTTGACTTATCGACCACAAATTGGAAAGATATTTTACGTGCCTCTTGCGCGATTCCTGCGTTGCATAAACAACCGGTGATCATGGATAAAATGGAATGGGTTGACGGAGGATTAACGACGCCGATTCCTGTACAAGAAGCCTATGATAGAGGTTATCGTCACATTGTTGTTATCCGTACTGTTCCGGTTGAATTTAAAGAAAACCACGACTGGATGATGAAAGTCGCCAAGATGACTAAAAATGCCAAATTAAATCAAATGGCCGTGATGTTGATGAATCACGAAGAAAGCTACCGTAAAACGCAGGTATTTTTAGCTAATCCGCCGGATGATGTCACTATTTATGAGATTTCACCGAATAAGAACCTTGAATCTAAATTACTGGGAAGCACTAAAGAGCAATTAGATAACGATTATCAACACGGTAAAGATGTGGGGAAATTATTTCTAGAGGTGATTGCGCCTAAATTGAATTTAGAGCAAGCACCGCAACCGCATATTCTTGTAAAAACACACGAAGATCGATTGAAAGAAGAGAACAGAAAACAAGATTATGAAGATCCGATTGATAAGATTTGGAGCAACAAAACGCACGGTGAAGTGCTCGGTGTTGATCGAATTGCCTTGAAGTGGATTAACATTAACGTTGGTGAAAAGAAACAGACGTTAGTGATCGTTAATGGTCGTAATGAAAGTTATTGGAAATACAAAGAAGCCATTCTTGAGTTAAGTCAGTATTTTAATATTTATACGTATGATCACCGTGGACAAGGTGAGTCAGGACGGATAACGCAAGATCACGAATTAGGCCATGTGGATGACTTTCATGATTATGTGATGGATCTGTATATCTTTATGGAAAAGGTTGTCAGACCAAATTTAGAAGGAGAGTGCTTTATGCTTTCTCATTCGATGGGGGGAGCGGTGACCGCCCAATACCTTTCAAAATTTGATCATCCCGTAACGGCATCAGCGGCAACGTCACCAATGTTTGGTGTGTATATACCAGGCAAAGCGTATGGACTAAAAACTCAAACACTAAACTTACTTGATGTGTTGGCGAGTAAGCCTAACTATGCATTAGGGCAAAGTCATTTTAAGAAAGTTGAGTATGACGATAACGTATTAACTCACAGTAAAATAAGATATCAAATGTTTGTTGAGCTGTTTGAAAATATGCCGAATTTACGGTTAGGAGGCCCAAGTACTCATTGGATCACTGAATCTATAAAAGCAGGAAAAAAATGCATCGCTGAAGCTCATAAAATAAAAATTCCAATGCTGATTTTACAAGCAGGAGACGATCTTGTTGTGAGTAATGTGGCTCAGCGAAGTTTTCATGAGAACAGTCATCTTTGTCATTTAGAAACAATCCCAGATTCGTATCATGATATGTTGATAGAAGACGATAAACATCGAGATATTGTATTAAGAAAATTGATTAATTTCTTTAGTAGTGATTATAAGTTTTATTAA
- a CDS encoding LysR family transcriptional regulator, which translates to MGQLESMHIFTKVVEAGGITKAAEQLNLAKSAVSKRLSELEQQLGIKLINRTTRTSSLTEAGQSYFIKCKLILEEVNDLNCHVSAIHQELNGTIKLAVPLTFGVMHLVPALDDFAKAHPKLKLDIDFSDRKVDLVEEGIDLAIRIGNLTSSTLQAKAIAPIHHVLCASPAYLAEHGNPSTPDALKSHQLLRYRQQPLSGVELRDNKNQAMTVPMETHCIANNGDFLKAMAVSGHGIIFMPTFIVWEELAKGTLLPIMNDYHFNSVHAYALYPETRYLPQKVRKLIDFLSAYFGNEPYWDK; encoded by the coding sequence ATGGGTCAGCTAGAAAGTATGCACATTTTTACCAAGGTGGTAGAAGCAGGAGGAATAACAAAAGCGGCGGAACAGTTAAATTTGGCGAAATCGGCCGTCAGTAAACGACTGAGTGAATTAGAGCAACAACTTGGTATTAAGCTCATCAATCGAACGACTCGTACTTCTAGTCTTACCGAAGCAGGGCAATCTTATTTCATAAAATGTAAATTAATACTTGAGGAAGTAAACGATCTTAACTGCCATGTGTCAGCCATTCATCAAGAATTAAATGGCACCATAAAACTCGCCGTTCCCCTCACCTTTGGTGTGATGCATTTGGTTCCTGCCTTAGATGATTTTGCAAAAGCACACCCTAAATTGAAACTGGATATTGATTTCTCTGATCGCAAAGTCGATTTGGTTGAAGAAGGTATCGATTTAGCGATTCGTATTGGTAATCTCACAAGCTCAACACTGCAAGCTAAAGCCATTGCCCCTATTCATCACGTGTTATGTGCAAGTCCTGCTTATTTAGCTGAACATGGCAATCCATCCACTCCTGACGCACTTAAATCACATCAGCTATTAAGATACCGTCAACAGCCTTTATCTGGTGTTGAATTACGTGATAATAAAAATCAAGCGATGACGGTTCCAATGGAAACACATTGTATTGCGAATAATGGAGACTTCTTAAAAGCGATGGCGGTCTCTGGGCATGGGATTATTTTTATGCCGACCTTTATTGTTTGGGAGGAGCTTGCGAAGGGAACGTTGCTGCCTATCATGAACGATTATCACTTCAACTCAGTACACGCTTATGCTCTTTATCCTGAAACCCGATATCTTCCTCAAAAAGTACGTAAATTGATCGACTTTTTAAGTGCTTATTTTGGGAATGAGCCTTATTGGGATAAGTAA